One region of Trichosurus vulpecula isolate mTriVul1 chromosome 1, mTriVul1.pri, whole genome shotgun sequence genomic DNA includes:
- the KCNB2 gene encoding potassium voltage-gated channel subfamily B member 2, which translates to MEKEMGEWPSNELYSFSEMDKEDTHTEFDLEIYQAITKRIGRLRGRILAIVSILFIVLSTIALSLNTLPELQEMDEYGQPNDNPQLAHVEAVCIAWFTMEYLLRFLSSPNKWKFFKGPLNVIDLLAILPYYVTIFLTESNKSVLQFQNVRRVVQIFRIMRILRILKLARHSTGLQSLGFTLRRSYNELGLLILFLAMGIMIFSSLVFFAEKDEDATKFTSIPASFWWATITMTTVGYGDIYPKTLLGKIVGGLCCIAGVLVIALPIPIIVNNFSEFYKEQKRQEKAIKRREALERAKRNGSIVSMNLKDAFARSMELIDVAVEKAGDSANTKDSTDDNHLSPSRWKWARKALSETSSNKSYENKYQEVSQKDSHEQLNNTSSSPQHLSAHKLEMLYNEITKTTQPHSHLNASDYQEQAEKPPVYKEEIEMEEVACPQEQLAVAQTEVIMDMRSTSSIDSFTSCATDFTETERSPLPPYASTHLQMRFPPDPTGAEEHQRAKGLPFLTLTREKSSAPRDATFEYTPIDTIGSPDSVVPQSGLHGPLQFDSATESPKSSLKGSNPLKSRSLKVNFKESRGSAPQTPPSTARPLPVTTMADFTLPTPQHISTILLEENSPQGERPLLGTEISGLCQGPAKGSSPLFPKQKLFPFSSRERRSFTEIDTGEDEDFLELHGASEDRQPDPGTNCCGNKHSDGRDPLREETSALSSSPQNTSHNCMQDIYQAVGEVKKDNNQEGYKMENHLFAPEIHSNPGETGYCPTRETSM; encoded by the exons atggagaaagaaatgggagagTGGCCATCAAATGAACTTTACTCATTCtctgaaatggacaaagaagACACGCACACAGAATTTGACTTAGAAATATATCAAGCAATTACCAAAAGAATAGGAAGATTAAGAGGAAGG ATCTTGGCCATTGTATCCATTCTATTCATCGTGCTATCCACCATTGCCCTGTCTCTCAACACCCTACCTGAACTTCAAGAAATGGACGAATACGGTCAGCCCAATGACAACCCACAGTTAGCACACGTTGAGGCTGTCTGCATAGCTTGGTTTACAATGGAGTACCTTTTACGCTTCCTGTCCTCACCAAATAAGTGGAAGTTCTTTAAAGGTCCACTAAACGTCATTGATTTGCTGGCCATTTTACCATATTATGTCACCATTTTCCTCACGGAGTCCAACAAGAGTGTGCTCCAGTTCCAGAACGTCAGGCGGGTGGTGCAGATCTTCCGAATCATGAGGATACTCCGGATCCTGAAACTTGCCAGACATTCAACAGGCCTCCAGTCTTTGGGATTCACTCTGAGACGGAGTTACAACGAATTGGGCTTGTTGATACTCTTTTTAGccatggggataatgatattttCTAGTCTTGTGTTTTTTGCTGAGAAGGATGAAGATGCTACCAAGTTTACCAGTATCCCTGCCTCCTTTTGGTGGGCCACCATCACCATGACCACTGTAGGGTATGGTGACATCTACCCTAAAACTTTATTGGGAAAAATAGTGGGAGGCCTCTGTTGTATAGCTGGGGTGCTGGTGATTGCACTTCCTATCCCAATCATCGTGAACAATTTCTCTGAGTTTTACAAGGAGCAAAAACGTCAGGAGAAGGCAATTAAAAGGAGGGAGGCCCTGGAGCGGGCTAAAAGAAACGGAAGTATTGTTTCAATGAACTTAAAAGACGCCTTTGCTCGGAGTATGGAACTTATTGATGTGGCTGTGGAGAAAGCAGGAGATTCTGCCAACACTAAGGACTCGACAGACGATAACCACCTGTCTCCAAGCCGATGGAAGTGGGCCAGGAAAGCATTGTCTGAAACCAGCTCCAACAAATCCTATGAGAATAAGTATCAGGAagtgagtcagaaagactcccaTGAACAGCTCAACAATACTTCTTCAAGCCCACAGCACCTGAGTGCTCACAAGCTGGAGATGCTGTACAATGAAATCACCAAGACTACACAGCCCCACTCACACTTGAATGCCTCTGACTACCAAGAGCAGGCTGAAAAACCGCCAGTGTACAAAGAGGAGATTGAGATGGAGGAGGTGGCCTGCCCTCAGGAGCAGCTGGCTGTGGCCCAGACAGAGGTCATCATGGACATGAGGAGCACCTCTAGTATCGACAGCTTCACCAGCTGTGCCACAGACTTCACAGAAACTGAAAgatctcccctcccaccctatGCCAGCACCCACTTACAAATGAGATTCCCCCCTGACCCCACAGGGGCAGAAGAGCACCAAAGAGCCAAGGGACTCCCATTTTTAACACTTACCAGGGAGAAAAGTTCTGCCCCTAGAGATGCTACGTTCGAATATACTCCAATTGACACCATTGGGAGCCCGGACTCAGTAGTACCCCAGTCTGGGCTGCATGGTCCCCTGCAGTTTGACAGTGCAACAGAGAGTCCAAAAAGTTCTCTAAAAGGTAGCAATCCCCTAAAGTCCAGATCCCTGAAAGTGAACTTCAAGGAGAGTAGAGGCAGTGCCCCCCAGACCCCACCTAGCACCGCCAGGCCCTTGCCAGTCACCACCATGGCAGACTTTACTCTACCCACACCCCAACATATCAGCACCATTCTCTTAGAGGAGAATTCTCCCCAGGGGGAGAGACCCTTGCTGGGCACTGAGATCTCAGGGCTCTGTCAAGGACCTGCAAAAGGTTCGTCCCCTCTGTTTCCCAAACAAAaactatttcctttctcttcaagAGAGAGGAGGAGCTTCACTGAAATAGACACTGGGGAAGATGAAGACTTCTTAGAGCTCCATGGAGCCTCAGAGGACAGGCAGCCAGACCCCGGCACAAATTGCTGTGGGAATAAGCATAGTGATGGAAGAGACCCTTTGAGAGAAGAGACCAgtgctctctcttcctccccacaaaACACAAGTCACAATTGTATGCAAGACATTTACCAAGCTGTGGGCGAAGTAAAAAAGGACAATAATCAAGAAGGGTACAAGATGGAAAATCATTTGTTTGCCCCAGAGATTCATTCAAATCCTGGGGAGACGGGTTACTGTCCCACGCGTGAAACCAGCATGTGA